Within the Vanacampus margaritifer isolate UIUO_Vmar chromosome 8, RoL_Vmar_1.0, whole genome shotgun sequence genome, the region gttcaaacatgaaacaaatcgcaacctgtttgctaaatgcagtggctcagttataagcctgaattttcagataaataaatacattttcgacaaatacaaattttacagtgtacatgtacaagtttactgattagtattttctaaatttgagttaaaaaaaattcgcaataatcaattcatagatttgtatcgggtttaatcggtatcgaatcttgacctatgaatcgtgatacgaatcgaaaggtactagacaattcacacccctaattatatgtatatatacatataatatatattatatatatatatatatatatatatatatatatatatacatatatatatataaataatatatataatataatatatataaataatatatataatataatatatataaataatatatatataaatatatataaaatatatataatatatatatatatattttataaaaataaataaagggtgTCTGgcggttacattttttaatcgtaattaattgcatgacttcaatagttaattcacgattaattgcaaattttctgttctaaatgtacaatttttttctctcaaaattgTCATactttagttaacaaaagtgaagaaaaaatttaaattaatagaaatatggctgcatcttttagtcattgatacagtaatttcataattcattaaattgagttaaaaaagatgtactgcactgtaaaaaaatgagtgtgatattaatttgtgtttaggtcatttttctgccactagatagcataattgcatttgtaaaacattggtgacagctcagcgcatttttttttcttcatatcaagctttctaatctttaacatgacgtaacttgtgaaattctgcacattttttaaatggtaaaatacaacttgacgccagtctccacaaatataagtattattattaaatttattatttaaaaaattgtgttgattaaggaactttaaattaactccaaaTTAACTAATTATGACACCCTCCAGTATTTTCGTAACCATCTCAAGTTTCCTTTCAAATATCACATGACCTCTTTTAATGTCTCCACTTCCTGCATTAGCGAGTGGACCAAACGCTCCAGTTTCCTATTGGCCTCCCGCTCTCGCGCCAGCTCCTGAAAGCAAATGggcatatttaatttttttctcacaaagtcAACTCTTGACTATCAACTACCACATATTTGCACCATGTACCGCATTAGCCTGTCCGGCTTCCCTCTGGGTTTCGGCCAGCAGCTCCTCCACACCTTCCAGCGTGTCCTGCAGGACGTCCACCTGGAACAACAGAGCCTCGCGTTCCACCTCCAACCCACGCAGCTCGTGCAGCGCCTCGTCGTAGCTGGCCTGCAGCTCCAGCTACGACGGCGGACAGAAACAAAATCAGCGTGGGCTGCACTCACGTGGCGGCGTGTGGGCGCGAGTGTGCGCTTAACAAGCTCACAAGAAGAAGCCTCATCAGAGACATTATAGAAATAACAACAAAGATAGTCACCATTTCTGGGAGTCCTATTGAGAGGTCCTGGTCCGACtgctgaaagaaaaacattttaagtaaATGTTAGTTAGAATATATGCAATAGGAATTACAGTAATCCAGTCCTCAAACAGAAAAAAGGCATCTATACTAATTAAATggtcttccactagatggcactacaGAAggtacaaataacaaaaaaacggcACAATTTATTTTGTTCTAGTGTCGAATATGTGCCTTGGGTCAATAAAGGTCGAGGAAAAACAGCATTAGGCTGAAAAGGTGTTCCCAACTAAATGGTCAACAGGGCGTGTTAAAGTTTTCAGAACTGTGGCCACAAAATCAAATCCAAACTATAAACATTCCCTTTgtccacatttttaaaacaggggcGATTGTTGACCCCCTTGAGTTTGGGAAGGGGGGGATCACATTGAACCAGGTCAAGTCACTAGGGAGGTTGCTCCTGAACAGCAATGTTCTTTcagccaggaactgtcagatgctcaatGCATTGACTAAACCAAACACAAGATATTTTGTTGGTTGATCATCTGGGCCACACGGAAGGGGAAACCTCATAGTTTAAGTgtgaatataatatatatacaagtcCTGGAACTTTTATGACACCTCGCTCAGCTCTGCGCTCACAAACTCCAAATGAGTGACGCTTATCTCGATTATACGGATTTGTTTGAGGCCAGTACAACGATTCGTTGCTCTCCTTACCTGGCTGTCAGGCCTCCTCTTCAAGGTCCCCGGTCGGCTGTCGCTTCGTGTCAGACGCCTGGATGAGCTCTCAGCCTGgtgagcgcacacacacacacgcacgcacgcacagcgCTTAGCATCTGAGCATTAGTCAACACGGCAGCACAGCTAGCTGGTATGAGGAAGTAGGTTGAAACCGATACGTTCTCGCTCACGGAAGACGTCATTTACAACTGAAATAATGCTCAGTTTGTCGCTGATCACATCACGTGACGTTGAACTATATCAAGAAACCAAACGACACATTCGAGTTGCATTctaagcacacacaaaaaaagccgcTGACTCTTTCTCTCCGCTCACCTCCTTTATGATGCTACGGAGTGATTCATCCTCGCTACGCGAGTACGTCCGTTTTTTTGGAGACCCATTGTTGTCCACAGTGactgaaagcatttttttttgttttgttataagTGGTGTTTATGTAAGACAGACACCTCCGAGCTCGGTCGGTGCGAGTTTCTCCTACGCAACAGTAAGAAGACAGTCAGCGGTGCTAAGTAAGTAACAGTGCAATGACAAAGCCCAGCCCAGTTACGTACGGAGAGCCGCCAGGGACAATCTGACGCCTACGAACTtcataacatgtttttttttaatgactttttattaAACAGTTTTGAAACAGACAAAGTTAATAATAGAgagaaaccaaaaaacaaagagaatacAGGAGTAAttaatacaaacacaaaaaaaagagtggtgTCCGTttcaaaaacttaaaacaatGGTTTTGAATGACTAACTTTGGATTTGTGTACGAGTATATGAAATTTCGCCAAAATAATTATCCAACGTATaagaaacaccccccccccccccaaaaaaaagtgtttactaTAGTCATTAGAAATTTTAATGACTAAAATCAAAGTCAATATGATCAAATAATAAATCAAGACACATCTTTCCAGAATTTGTTGGTATAAGGACAATGCCAAAATAAGCTGATTATTGTTTCAGGGAGCATCTAACAGAATGAATAATCAACACAAATGTCTTTCTCGAATCtaacaagttactttttaatatgaataatttttaaaattaaaatgtttatttactttattggtGAAAGGATAGTTGTATGGAAGAGACCAGATGTTTTCCCAGTGTTAATTGTCAACAAAACTATACAGAGAAACCAGCTGTAGAAATATCtctttgaaacaatattttttattttttttcatcaaagaagTAATTAGACAAATGTTGCCTTATTGAAGTCGTCTTGGGGTCCAAATTAAGCAAACAGGCTGTTCTTTCCACCACTTtcaaaaatagcaaaatagcaAAATTCTATAAGGAATACCATCCATAACTACAATGAACTCCTTCGGAGTAACAGGTAGATTAAATTTGTTCAAAAGTTCTAAATTGTTTAAAAGTAAACCTTCATTATTGAGTAATTGGCTAACCAGAATTATATTTATTCAAAACCAATTTGGAAATAATAAAGATCTGTTCTTATATAAGATATAAAAGCTATTCTAAATAAAGCATTTATGGTGGTAAATTGTGCTTATAAATCAAAGACCAAGCCAACAGCATTAACCTCAAGACTGTTCTAGCTATTCAATTCTGAACAtccaggcatttttttttaatatttccaCAATGTAACGCTTCCATGGTGACAACAAATGGCGTATTGCATATTGCATTTGCCAAAGACTAGCATACACACCAGGCAGATTCATGTTATATTAGTCAAACGACTTTTCTTCACatttagaaatcaaaataatcctcacaaaccCAATTACagcgatccaaagtccaatgccaATGACCGGCCTAATTTATCGAACACAGCAACAGGGGCACAAGCCTCTAAATTGCCCATAGGTGTGAACGTGAGTGCGaaggttgtttgtttgtatgggCCCTGCGATTAATGACAAGTCCAGGGATGCATCCCGCCTCTTGCCCAAATTACACATGACCCTAATGAGAACAATACGGATGGATTAatgttgatattattattatccacgTGCTCTACTTTGTTTTGGGAGTTATCATATGATGATCCCCATTTTGAAATGAGGTCTcgagtgaaagaaaaaaagaagagatgtcacctgaaaaactgaaacaaatcagttgaaattattattattattattatttttataactgcGAAGTGGGCAAAGTTTCATCTAGAACCGTAGAAACACAAGGTAAAAATAGCACCAGTCCAATCTGGTGTGTTATCTGGTTAAATTTGACGGAGATACAGAATCAAATTACATTGGCACCTATCACTCAACTGGGATTACATAATGatgattcattttaataatgCATGGCTTCTCATGAGCTATCCCTATAGTAACCCATCATAAAACTGTAGTGAAGGAgtggcacacaaacacatacatgcTAATAAAAACAGCCtcattatataataatattcaaataaaaaataagtaactACTTACTGAAAGggcaattttattatttttcagcaGCAATCTGGCACCTCAGTTGGAAGCATACTCTTCTGTGACTTGACTCCTGGCTTCATCACTTCATAtttcaataaatgtaaattattgGGTTGGCTTGAATTCCAGAAGAAATATTAAAAGTCTATTCTATGACAAGAAGTTGTTTTGCATGAATGGCGTTGGTGTTCCTATTTGTGAAAATATTGAGTCAAATGAGTGAGTGACCTACCAGCACAGAAAATCTGTATTCTGAAAGTGAAGGCACGTCATTCTTTTCCCCCAGTAGATGTCACTAGTGGGTCAATGATGCCACATGCACTGAAGGCAAAACCGGTCAGCATGTATTGGAAGCATCTTCCACATTTAGTAACTTTTAGGATGCTCGATTTAAAACAAATCCCGACATTTCATGCACGTATTGAGCTCTTGCGTCCAAAGTTTATGAGACTGAATGGGAATGAAaattggataaataaataattgacccTTAGAAATGTTTAGTATGGACCTATTAAAGTATTaaccattgttttattttattttttattttttgtgtgtgccaattaaaaaatatatattatcatTGTGAATGAACATGTTAACTGAGCCAGCATCATTTTGACTCCTCATCTGACAAAGATATGAATCTGATCATTCGTTTGGCTGCAAGGAGATAaacttaaaattaataaaaaaattatttgattatttgctCAGAAGACCATAGAGAGACTTACTGGAACACGTGATAAAACAAAGAGTGAGAACAATTTTTCAtaccttgtttaaaaaaaaacacgacataTATATGACAcgattatatataataattctgTCTAATAAGAGACCTTGCACCCTCCGCTCTGTCCCTCTTGACTTGGTGACAGACCTAAAAGCCTTTTGTTGCCATCTTAGCCAATGGAGACGGATGACGACAGCGGGCAGCTGAGATATATAAAGAGCACCCTTTTTGACCGCACTTG harbors:
- the LOC144056006 gene encoding uncharacterized protein LOC144056006; translated protein: MLSVTVDNNGSPKKRTYSRSEDESLRSIIKEAESSSRRLTRSDSRPGTLKRRPDSQQSDQDLSIGLPEMLELQASYDEALHELRGLEVEREALLFQVDVLQDTLEGVEELLAETQREAGQANAELAREREANRKLERLVHSLMQEVETLKEEKNLSLHESEDTNETEVDAETPGYQMNDPTKEATQSTFASEAAAASEDDVCLKGGEGTVVTNVKWVANSAPSLSLDDPLGEDGVHRRPYESGSEGGQDPSPDKSDSDTASTYEDASAETPEQRDVPDAPLELPPDGDNCVVS